The Fimbriimonas ginsengisoli Gsoil 348 genome window below encodes:
- a CDS encoding HD domain-containing phosphohydrolase: MISELINPSKQTLDTGTRVLLVDDEVDLVAGLADGLMLSGIETDIAHSGEEALACLRPGAYDAVLTDLNMPGMSGDELLSRALRVDSTLAVIMITAGSDVTRAVECLKAGAFDYILKPFDLEDVTIRLEKALERRRLGLLTRALEAENEVYRRRLEARVHEQAEQLRTIFGRTLRSFTQALEAKDPHTQNHSSRVAGIALLLAQELRPGHPEFLRSLVTAALLHDIGKIGVPEQILLAPGRLTPQEFEAVKKHPVIGETILKPIYSDETILRVVRHHHEAMDGSGYPDKLVGEQIPFAARIVAVADAYDAMTSARSYRPAMPRPDALEILVRGAGVQWDAEVVLTLQDLAQEGRLDHLPETDSFFWEG; encoded by the coding sequence ATGATTAGCGAACTTATCAATCCGTCCAAACAAACCCTCGACACCGGGACGCGAGTGTTACTCGTGGACGACGAGGTAGACCTCGTCGCCGGCCTCGCCGATGGGCTCATGCTGAGTGGGATCGAGACCGACATCGCCCATTCCGGGGAGGAAGCTCTCGCGTGCCTCCGTCCGGGCGCCTACGATGCGGTGCTGACCGACTTGAACATGCCGGGCATGTCGGGTGACGAGCTTTTATCCCGAGCCCTACGCGTCGACTCCACGCTCGCGGTGATTATGATCACCGCAGGCTCCGACGTTACGCGTGCGGTGGAGTGCCTGAAGGCAGGCGCTTTCGACTACATCCTCAAGCCTTTCGACCTGGAAGACGTCACCATCCGACTTGAAAAGGCGCTCGAGCGACGCCGGTTGGGCCTCCTTACGCGGGCTTTGGAAGCCGAGAACGAGGTGTATCGACGCCGGCTGGAGGCGCGAGTGCACGAGCAGGCGGAACAGTTGCGGACGATCTTCGGCCGCACGCTTCGCTCGTTTACGCAAGCGCTGGAAGCAAAAGATCCGCATACGCAGAACCACTCCAGCCGAGTTGCCGGAATCGCGTTGCTTCTGGCCCAAGAGCTTCGGCCTGGGCACCCGGAATTCCTCCGTTCCCTCGTCACCGCGGCCCTTCTCCACGACATCGGCAAGATTGGGGTTCCCGAGCAAATACTGCTTGCCCCGGGCCGGCTCACCCCGCAAGAGTTCGAGGCGGTTAAGAAGCATCCGGTGATCGGCGAGACGATTTTAAAACCGATCTACTCGGATGAGACGATTCTGAGGGTGGTGCGGCACCACCATGAAGCGATGGACGGCAGCGGTTATCCGGACAAGCTCGTCGGCGAACAGATCCCGTTTGCCGCTCGGATCGTGGCCGTAGCCGACGCCTACGACGCGATGACCAGCGCCCGCTCCTATCGACCGGCAATGCCCCGGCCAGACGCACTGGAAATCCTCGTCCGCGGGGCTGGCGTCCAATGGGATGCCGAGGTAGTCCTGACCCTGCAAGACCTCGCCCAAGAAGGACGCCTCGACCACCTTCCGGAGACCGATTCGTTCTTCTGGGAGGGATAA
- a CDS encoding PAS domain S-box protein yields the protein MPTSSSTNTSEKLGASGDRDIEALHRRIDELQRQVNTLSESEGRYRTLVERSSEGIWRAECEIPIALTIPVEHQIEIALKSVYLAECNDAMARMYGLDRASDLVGTRLDQMFDRTKPETHLFLSAFLKNLALNDVESEEVGVDGQPRWFLNSLFGIVERGCLVRAWGSQRDITSQKRDQRELDFQRQFLRNVIESIPSVVFVKDSEGRYVLGNAATARLYGTDVSTLEGRFDIDFRAASETEEFLTVDRKVLETSEDVGPYEMRIEGADGKVHWFEATKHPIPSVEPGKSLVLGVCTDITERKNSEIELLKIRHALHSAGDAITITDLEGKTSYVNPAFERMFGYTADELNAAGGTIALYPEGDNLEMIYRSMNDRYFFEGEVTLRHRNGSPRLVHQRVDIILSSDGARVGVLGVRTDIGERKRLESQIRQTEKLAALGELVAGVAHEINNPLAAISVNAQILKRVSDSGVQKRAETILRMVDRATRIGKSLLAFSRESQPRQKAQPINDVLNTAIELCESSVRRENVLLEVALCEENPIVYVDESQIEQVVLNLVSNALHAMRGSGRGQLKLRTTRERDWAVISIDDQGLGIPNEHQNRVFEPFFTTKPVGEGTGLGLSICHGIAEAHRGSLSFESRPGEGTTFNLRLPLRVDD from the coding sequence ATGCCGACTTCTTCGTCTACGAACACGAGCGAAAAACTCGGCGCTTCGGGCGATCGGGATATTGAAGCACTTCATCGCCGCATCGACGAGCTTCAACGGCAGGTGAACACCCTTTCCGAAAGCGAGGGACGGTACCGAACCCTCGTCGAGCGCAGCTCGGAAGGAATTTGGCGTGCGGAGTGTGAAATCCCGATCGCGCTCACTATCCCGGTCGAGCACCAGATCGAGATCGCTCTTAAGTCGGTGTATCTCGCCGAATGCAACGACGCCATGGCTCGGATGTACGGCCTCGACCGGGCGTCCGATCTGGTCGGCACGCGCTTGGATCAGATGTTCGACCGAACCAAGCCGGAAACCCACCTGTTCCTGAGTGCGTTTTTGAAGAACCTGGCCCTGAATGACGTCGAGTCGGAAGAAGTAGGCGTCGACGGCCAGCCTCGATGGTTTCTCAACTCCCTCTTCGGCATTGTGGAGCGGGGTTGCCTGGTTCGAGCTTGGGGCTCGCAAAGAGACATCACTTCTCAAAAACGCGATCAGCGAGAACTCGACTTTCAGCGTCAATTCCTACGGAATGTCATCGAGTCGATTCCAAGCGTGGTGTTCGTCAAGGATTCGGAGGGTAGGTACGTCCTCGGCAACGCGGCTACCGCTCGCCTCTACGGCACGGACGTATCGACCCTCGAGGGCCGCTTCGATATCGACTTTCGGGCCGCCAGCGAGACTGAGGAGTTCCTGACCGTCGACAGAAAAGTTCTGGAAACGAGCGAAGACGTCGGCCCTTACGAGATGAGGATCGAGGGGGCCGACGGCAAAGTCCACTGGTTTGAGGCTACGAAGCACCCGATCCCGTCCGTCGAGCCGGGCAAGAGCTTGGTTCTCGGGGTTTGCACGGATATCACTGAACGGAAGAACTCCGAGATCGAGCTCTTGAAAATCCGGCACGCCCTCCATAGCGCGGGCGATGCGATCACGATTACCGACCTTGAAGGGAAGACTTCGTACGTCAATCCCGCCTTCGAGCGCATGTTCGGCTACACGGCGGACGAGCTGAACGCGGCGGGAGGCACGATAGCGCTCTATCCCGAGGGAGACAACCTCGAAATGATTTACCGGTCGATGAACGATCGGTATTTCTTCGAAGGGGAGGTGACCCTTCGTCACCGGAACGGCTCTCCCCGGCTAGTCCACCAGCGAGTGGACATCATTCTCTCCAGCGATGGCGCCCGGGTCGGCGTCCTCGGCGTGCGAACCGACATCGGAGAGCGAAAGCGGCTCGAATCGCAGATTCGGCAGACCGAAAAGCTTGCCGCGCTCGGAGAACTCGTCGCCGGCGTCGCGCACGAGATCAATAATCCTCTGGCCGCCATCTCCGTCAACGCCCAGATTCTCAAGCGGGTAAGCGATTCCGGAGTTCAGAAGCGCGCGGAGACGATCCTGCGTATGGTGGATCGCGCAACCCGGATCGGAAAGTCCCTCTTAGCTTTTTCTCGCGAAAGCCAGCCTCGACAAAAGGCGCAGCCGATCAACGACGTGCTGAATACGGCGATCGAACTGTGCGAATCGAGCGTGCGACGGGAGAACGTTTTGCTAGAGGTTGCGCTGTGCGAGGAGAATCCGATCGTTTACGTCGACGAAAGCCAGATCGAGCAAGTCGTCCTGAACCTCGTGAGCAATGCGCTGCATGCGATGCGAGGGAGCGGTCGCGGCCAGCTGAAGCTTCGCACCACTCGAGAACGGGACTGGGCCGTGATATCTATCGACGATCAGGGGCTTGGTATTCCGAACGAGCACCAGAACAGGGTTTTTGAGCCATTCTTCACGACGAAGCCGGTAGGTGAGGGCACCGGCCTCGGACTTTCAATCTGCCACGGCATCGCCGAGGCGCATCGGGGATCGTTATCGTTTGAGTCTAGGCCCGGCGAAGGAACGACGTTTAACCTGCGATTACCGCTTCGAGTCGATGATTAG